A portion of the Adhaeribacter radiodurans genome contains these proteins:
- a CDS encoding gamma carbonic anhydrase family protein, protein MPLFLPVKDKFPVFGENCFIAENATVVGDVVCGADCTIWFNAVVRGDVNSIRIGNKTNIQDGAIIHCTYERAATVIGNNVSVGHNAIVHGCTIEDNVLIGMGAIVMDKAVVQQNCIVAAGATVLENTVCEAGYIYAGTPARKVKPVSEEQIANMARTASNYVMYAGWFKPQTSE, encoded by the coding sequence GTGCCACTATTTCTACCAGTTAAAGATAAATTCCCTGTTTTTGGCGAGAATTGCTTTATTGCCGAAAATGCCACTGTTGTGGGTGATGTTGTATGCGGAGCAGATTGTACTATTTGGTTTAATGCGGTTGTAAGAGGCGATGTAAACAGCATCCGGATTGGCAATAAAACTAATATTCAGGATGGCGCTATTATCCATTGTACCTACGAACGGGCCGCAACGGTAATTGGCAACAACGTTTCGGTGGGGCATAATGCTATTGTACACGGTTGCACCATAGAAGATAACGTACTAATTGGCATGGGTGCTATTGTAATGGATAAAGCAGTCGTTCAGCAAAACTGCATTGTAGCGGCCGGAGCCACGGTGCTCGAAAATACTGTTTGCGAAGCCGGGTATATTTATGCAGGTACTCCCGCCCGGAAAGTAAAACCCGTTAGCGAAGAGCAAATTGCCAACATGGCGCGCACGGCTAGTAACTAT